The following coding sequences are from one Sandaracinaceae bacterium window:
- a CDS encoding CPBP family intramembrane glutamic endopeptidase yields MRALLMLFWNPEERRLRAALRLLAVLLLTVLFVLPGGIAHYFLRPILDPAAAPAGFALFASWQAGAVLAAVAIGARFLDRRPLADMGLHVRKRSYAHDFGFGFALGGALIGAILAVEVGFGLSSVRVADPSWEGMPRAALTPVALVLFAGVSFNEELLFRGALLTNAAEGFTSRLWSRPTAWALATVVSSVVFGAAHMGNPDATAVSTSNIALAGVFLATGYLVTGELALPLGLHLSWNWIQAVFGMPVSGNDFDWCAALVREVHGPVWLTGGDFGPEAGVTGLVAIVVGTLAIYGWARWTRGPLRVRAGR; encoded by the coding sequence GTGCGCGCGCTGCTCATGCTGTTCTGGAACCCCGAGGAGCGTCGGCTGCGCGCCGCCCTGCGCTTGCTCGCCGTCCTTCTCCTGACCGTGCTGTTCGTCCTGCCCGGCGGGATCGCGCATTACTTCTTGCGGCCCATCCTCGACCCCGCGGCCGCGCCCGCCGGCTTCGCGCTCTTCGCATCCTGGCAGGCCGGGGCCGTGCTCGCCGCGGTGGCGATCGGCGCGCGCTTCCTCGACCGGCGCCCGCTCGCCGACATGGGCTTGCATGTTCGCAAGCGCAGCTACGCGCACGACTTCGGCTTCGGCTTCGCGCTCGGCGGCGCGCTGATCGGCGCGATCCTGGCGGTCGAGGTGGGCTTCGGCCTCTCGAGCGTGCGCGTGGCCGACCCCTCGTGGGAGGGCATGCCCCGGGCCGCGCTCACCCCCGTCGCGCTGGTCCTCTTCGCCGGCGTCTCGTTCAACGAGGAGCTCCTCTTTCGGGGCGCCCTGCTCACCAACGCGGCGGAGGGCTTCACGTCGCGCCTCTGGTCGCGCCCCACGGCGTGGGCGCTGGCGACGGTCGTCTCGAGCGTGGTCTTCGGCGCCGCGCACATGGGCAACCCCGACGCGACGGCGGTAAGCACGAGCAACATCGCGCTCGCGGGCGTCTTCCTCGCCACCGGCTACCTCGTGACGGGAGAGCTGGCGCTGCCGCTCGGGCTGCACCTGTCGTGGAACTGGATCCAGGCGGTCTTCGGCATGCCGGTCAGCGGCAACGACTTCGACTGGTGCGCGGCGCTGGTGCGCGAGGTGCACGGCCCCGTCTGGCTCACCGGGGGCGACTTCGGACCGGAGGCCGGAGTGACGGGGCTGGTCGCGATCGTCGTCGGCACGCTCGCGATCTACGGCTGGGCGCGGTGGACGCGCGGGCCCCTGCGCGTGCGCGCGGGCCGCTGA
- a CDS encoding DUF427 domain-containing protein, with translation MERIEPGPGRESVWDYPRPPRVEPVAETVKVVHGGGVLAESRRALRVLETSHPPTYYIPASDVAMQRLMCVAGKTSFCEFKGTAQYWALTDDPERIVAWSYASPSSGFEAIADHLCFYASQVDEAWVGDEQAKAQASDFYGGWITSKVVGPFKGPPGTSGW, from the coding sequence ATGGAACGCATCGAGCCGGGCCCCGGACGAGAGTCGGTGTGGGACTACCCACGCCCCCCGCGCGTGGAGCCCGTGGCGGAGACCGTGAAGGTCGTGCACGGCGGCGGCGTGCTCGCCGAGAGCCGCCGCGCGCTCCGCGTGCTCGAGACGAGCCACCCGCCCACCTACTACATCCCGGCGAGCGACGTGGCGATGCAGAGGCTCATGTGCGTGGCGGGCAAGACGAGCTTCTGCGAGTTCAAGGGGACCGCGCAGTACTGGGCGCTGACCGACGATCCCGAGCGCATCGTGGCCTGGTCGTACGCCTCTCCCTCGAGCGGCTTCGAGGCGATCGCGGACCACCTCTGCTTCTACGCGAGCCAGGTGGACGAGGCGTGGGTGGGCGACGAGCAGGCGAAGGCGCAGGCGAGCGACTTCTACGGCGGCTGGATCACGAGCAAGGTCGTCGGCCCGTTCAAGGGCCCTCCCGGCACGTCCGGCTGGTAG
- a CDS encoding DUF4234 domain-containing protein translates to MTRRDSWVPPVLTLVTCGIYYFYWQFVTTDELKRVTGREDLNPVLDLIITLLCCGFWGIYVQYRNVQVVHQVFEARGQRHEDRAAFVLILHALAVLNGFTGLFAMMIVQDELNKLATGPTTF, encoded by the coding sequence ATGACGCGCCGAGACAGCTGGGTGCCGCCGGTCCTGACCCTGGTCACCTGCGGGATCTACTACTTCTACTGGCAGTTCGTGACGACGGACGAGCTCAAGCGGGTGACGGGCCGCGAGGACCTGAACCCGGTCCTGGACCTGATCATCACCCTGCTCTGCTGCGGCTTCTGGGGCATCTACGTCCAGTACCGAAACGTCCAGGTCGTCCACCAGGTGTTCGAGGCGCGCGGACAGCGGCACGAGGATCGCGCGGCGTTCGTGCTGATCCTGCACGCGCTCGCGGTGCTCAACGGCTTCACGGGCCTGTTCGCGATGATGATCGTGCAGGACGAGCTGAACAAGCTCGCCACCGGGCCGACCACGTTCTGA
- a CDS encoding matrixin family metalloprotease, which yields MRELLAAILTLSAWSASTAHAYRTSQDSLFNQRNGITGRVAFEPLPVRYSIFRGPPGLAVADVERATRAAFETWTLPACSALRVDGGGFGGAAAIYGDDRNVVEWVEDGSWGARGFSQFTIGVTTSQFLRVSDRWTFDESDMELNADDFRWVIDGGTSDADPVDVQGLVVHEAGHFFGLLHSCDPSASDGAPACADGAEPETMWPRYTGENQRTLEPDDVDGICFLYPAPGCDVSGCPAGERCLDGACVALDAGLPRDAGRTRVDGGREPDGGAPPDAGLPGGAEGGCGCRTAGGSRPGLLALFALLWPVARLRRSR from the coding sequence ATGCGTGAGCTGCTGGCTGCGATTCTGACCTTGAGCGCCTGGTCCGCGTCCACCGCGCACGCCTACCGGACGTCGCAGGACTCGCTCTTCAACCAGCGCAACGGCATCACGGGCCGGGTCGCCTTCGAGCCCCTCCCGGTGCGCTACTCGATCTTCCGCGGCCCGCCCGGGCTCGCGGTCGCGGACGTCGAGCGGGCCACGCGCGCGGCCTTCGAGACCTGGACGCTCCCCGCGTGCAGCGCGCTCCGCGTGGACGGCGGCGGCTTCGGGGGCGCGGCGGCGATCTACGGAGACGACCGGAACGTGGTCGAGTGGGTCGAGGACGGCAGCTGGGGCGCGCGCGGCTTCTCGCAGTTCACCATCGGCGTCACCACCAGCCAGTTCCTGCGCGTCTCGGACCGATGGACCTTCGACGAGTCCGACATGGAGCTGAACGCGGACGACTTCCGCTGGGTGATCGACGGCGGCACGTCGGACGCCGACCCCGTCGACGTGCAGGGGCTGGTGGTGCACGAGGCCGGGCACTTCTTCGGCCTGCTCCACAGCTGCGATCCCAGCGCCTCCGACGGCGCGCCGGCCTGCGCCGACGGCGCGGAGCCCGAGACGATGTGGCCGCGCTACACGGGCGAGAACCAGCGCACGCTCGAGCCCGACGACGTCGACGGAATCTGCTTCCTCTACCCCGCGCCGGGCTGCGACGTCAGCGGCTGCCCCGCCGGCGAGCGCTGCCTCGACGGCGCGTGCGTCGCGCTCGACGCGGGCCTGCCACGCGACGCGGGACGCACCCGGGTGGACGGAGGCCGCGAGCCCGACGGCGGCGCGCCGCCCGACGCGGGCCTGCCAGGAGGCGCCGAGGGAGGCTGCGGCTGCCGCACCGCGGGGGGAAGCCGCCCTGGCTTGCTCGCGCTCTTCGCCCTGCTCTGGCCCGTCGCGCGGCTGCGCCGATCACGCTGA